In Nymphaea colorata isolate Beijing-Zhang1983 chromosome 5, ASM883128v2, whole genome shotgun sequence, one genomic interval encodes:
- the LOC116253929 gene encoding uncharacterized protein LOC116253929 isoform X8, whose translation MHDGVLGVSLCFKRFSDLRTKRETSHHPRRLNSSDIHIAGAASEIDASGCLVSIYGLVKQVEHIDFWTELCLFVHFQGTRTTTMIVGGVQVVRSRRGYCRER comes from the exons ATGCATGACGGGGTTTTAGGGGTTTCGTTGTGCTTTAAGCGTTTTAGTGATTTGAGAACAAAGAGGGAAACGAGCCATCATCCAAGGAG GTTGAATAGTTCAGACATCCATATTGCTGGTGCTGCAAGTGAGATTGATGCTTCAGGCTGCCTAGTGTCCATCTACGGTCTGGTGAAACAG GTTGAGCACATTGACTTCTGGACTGAACTCTGcctgtttgttcattttcaag GTACCCGGACAACCACCATGATCGTTGGTGGCGTTCAAGTGGTGAGATCGAGGCGTGGTTACTGTCGCGAGAGATAA
- the LOC116253929 gene encoding uncharacterized protein LOC116253929 isoform X9 yields the protein MHDGVLGVSLCFKRFSDLRTKRETSHHPRRLNSSDIHIAGAASEIDASGCLVSIYGLVKQFAILYLRKTTLQLRFRLLNLPRTMSIFQAEADDSTLQ from the exons ATGCATGACGGGGTTTTAGGGGTTTCGTTGTGCTTTAAGCGTTTTAGTGATTTGAGAACAAAGAGGGAAACGAGCCATCATCCAAGGAG GTTGAATAGTTCAGACATCCATATTGCTGGTGCTGCAAGTGAGATTGATGCTTCAGGCTGCCTAGTGTCCATCTACGGTCTGGTGAAACAG TTCGCcatattatacttgagaaaaaccacGCTTCAACTGAGGTTTCGACTCTTGAATCTGCCGAGGACCATGAGCATATTCCAGGCAGAGGCAGATGATTCTACCTTGCAGTAG